From a region of the Luteitalea sp. genome:
- a CDS encoding FAD-dependent oxidoreductase yields the protein MLSCAVGLACGATDSSRAEYDLVVYGGTSAGVTAAIQAARMGKSVVLIEPGRHLGGLTSGGLGATDIGNKAAIGGIARELYRRIADYYAQDEAWVYQTRDEYESSRQSADDDTMWTFEPRVAEAVLREMIEEANVPVVYGERLDLQDGVTTDGTAITQITMEGGKTYSGRIFIDTTYEGDLLAGAGVSHFVGREANSTYNETLNGVQTESAVSHQFRFPVDPYVVSGDPTSGLLPYVHADPPGEEGAADKRVQAFNFRLCLTDVPENQIPFPKPDGYASESYELLFRYFEAGEDRIPWINTRMPNRKTDINNKEVFSSDFIGMSYDYPEADYATRERSFDAHRRYQMGLMWALANEPRVPEAIRNEVARWGLAKDEFVDTGGWPHQLYIREARRMIGDYVMSERNCRGTEVASTSVGLAAYTMDSHNVQRYVKDGKVLNEGDVQVGGFPPYPIALASIVPKADECRNLVVPVSLSASHIAFGSIRMEPVFMVLGQSAATIAAHAIDEDEAVQRIDTDALQKRLLKDGQILSWTETTTN from the coding sequence ATGCTGTCATGTGCCGTGGGCCTGGCTTGCGGCGCCACCGATTCCTCCCGGGCCGAGTATGACCTCGTGGTGTACGGCGGCACCTCGGCCGGCGTGACCGCCGCCATACAGGCGGCCCGCATGGGCAAGAGCGTCGTGTTGATCGAGCCGGGCCGACATCTGGGCGGGCTGACCAGCGGCGGCCTGGGCGCGACAGACATTGGGAACAAGGCGGCCATTGGCGGTATTGCGCGAGAGCTCTATCGGAGGATCGCCGACTACTACGCCCAAGACGAAGCCTGGGTCTATCAGACGCGAGATGAGTACGAGAGCTCGCGCCAGAGCGCAGATGACGACACGATGTGGACCTTTGAGCCACGCGTGGCGGAAGCGGTGTTGCGAGAGATGATTGAAGAGGCCAACGTTCCGGTGGTTTACGGGGAGCGGCTGGACTTACAAGACGGCGTGACCACGGACGGAACAGCGATTACCCAGATTACGATGGAAGGCGGCAAGACCTACAGCGGCCGGATCTTCATTGATACTACATATGAAGGCGACCTGCTGGCCGGCGCAGGCGTTTCCCATTTTGTCGGGCGCGAGGCCAACTCGACGTACAATGAAACACTCAACGGTGTGCAGACCGAGAGCGCTGTCTCGCATCAATTTCGATTCCCCGTCGATCCGTATGTCGTTTCCGGGGACCCCACCAGTGGCCTACTGCCGTATGTCCATGCAGACCCGCCCGGCGAGGAAGGCGCTGCGGACAAGCGAGTACAAGCGTTCAATTTTCGCCTGTGCCTGACCGATGTTCCAGAGAATCAGATTCCGTTTCCCAAGCCAGACGGTTACGCGTCGGAGAGCTACGAGCTGCTGTTTCGCTACTTTGAAGCGGGCGAGGACCGTATCCCCTGGATCAATACGCGGATGCCCAACCGCAAGACGGACATCAACAACAAGGAAGTCTTTTCGTCCGACTTCATTGGCATGAGCTATGACTACCCCGAAGCGGACTACGCGACAAGGGAGCGATCGTTCGATGCGCACCGACGTTACCAGATGGGCCTGATGTGGGCCCTGGCCAATGAGCCGCGCGTGCCCGAGGCTATTCGAAACGAGGTTGCCCGGTGGGGCCTGGCCAAGGATGAGTTCGTCGACACTGGCGGGTGGCCTCATCAGCTCTATATTCGGGAAGCACGGCGCATGATCGGCGACTACGTGATGAGCGAGCGTAACTGCAGAGGCACGGAGGTGGCTTCGACGAGCGTTGGGCTTGCGGCGTACACGATGGACTCACACAACGTCCAGAGATACGTGAAAGACGGCAAGGTGCTGAACGAAGGGGATGTTCAGGTGGGAGGATTTCCTCCCTATCCGATTGCGTTGGCCTCGATCGTGCCGAAAGCGGATGAATGTCGCAACCTCGTAGTGCCGGTGAGCCTCTCCGCAAGTCATATCGCCTTTGGGTCCATCCGGATGGAACCGGTCTTCATGGTGTTGGGGCAGTCGGCGGCAACGATTGCCGCGCATGCCATCGATGAAGATGAGGCCGTGCAGCGGATTGACACAGACGCATTGCAGAAGCGACTGTTGAAGGACGGCCAGATTCTGTCCTGGACCGAGACCACGACCAATTGA
- a CDS encoding tetratricopeptide repeat protein: protein MRMPVAWLLLLPLAAGVQDPRAERLPPLPELRPERFEPAIRETVSAAYEQARRRPRDGEVNGRLGMVLQAHQQLESATRAYQRATLLQPKAFRWHYLLGTVRAERGEMEHAAHSLRAALDRRRDYFPAQLKLAEALLALGHVQASLDLYEQAAEAHGDSALLHYGLGRAHLAAGNLRMAEQSYLRACEASRDFGAAHYALARLYTTLGDTAKAERQLASYRSARAPAPTADDPLLQEVISLRSGARAHLERGLVHQQDGEIEQAIAAYHHALRIQPDYVQAHVNLLSAYIGLRDWDRATEHYEKAIALHPDSAEAHYNYGIVLSRQGRRRRAHEALRQALEINPLYAEAHNNIGYVEVQEGHLELAAKHFRLALEQRPGYREAQYNLARVLMRRREVHEVIALLEGSIDDADDYAPRLLHTLADACAQVGLLEKAISYARQAAEVAVSRGQHTLARQIREELSAAEKERSKHP from the coding sequence ATGCGTATGCCCGTCGCGTGGCTTCTGCTCCTGCCGCTGGCTGCGGGCGTTCAAGACCCGCGTGCAGAACGGCTCCCGCCGCTACCGGAGCTGCGCCCGGAGCGCTTCGAGCCAGCGATCCGCGAAACGGTGAGCGCCGCGTACGAACAGGCGCGCAGAAGGCCACGGGATGGAGAGGTCAACGGGCGCCTGGGGATGGTGCTGCAAGCGCACCAGCAGCTCGAATCCGCCACCCGCGCCTACCAACGCGCGACCCTTCTCCAGCCCAAGGCCTTTCGCTGGCACTATCTGCTTGGTACCGTCCGGGCGGAACGAGGAGAGATGGAGCACGCAGCGCACTCGCTTCGAGCGGCTCTCGACAGACGACGCGACTACTTTCCGGCGCAACTCAAGCTGGCGGAAGCGCTGTTGGCCCTTGGCCACGTGCAGGCCAGCCTAGATCTGTACGAGCAGGCCGCGGAGGCGCATGGCGATTCAGCCCTGCTGCATTACGGATTGGGCCGTGCTCACCTCGCGGCCGGAAACCTCCGCATGGCCGAGCAGAGCTATCTCAGGGCATGCGAGGCTTCGCGTGACTTCGGTGCCGCGCACTACGCCTTGGCGCGGCTCTACACCACGCTTGGAGACACGGCGAAAGCCGAGCGGCAGCTGGCCTCGTATCGCTCGGCACGTGCGCCCGCGCCCACCGCCGACGATCCTTTGCTGCAGGAGGTGATCTCGCTGCGCTCCGGCGCCCGCGCCCACCTGGAACGAGGGCTCGTCCACCAGCAAGATGGGGAGATCGAGCAGGCCATCGCAGCCTATCACCATGCCCTGAGGATTCAGCCGGACTACGTTCAGGCACACGTCAATCTGCTGTCCGCGTACATCGGCCTGCGCGATTGGGACAGGGCCACCGAACACTACGAGAAAGCCATCGCCCTGCACCCGGATTCGGCTGAAGCCCACTACAACTACGGCATCGTCTTGAGCCGCCAGGGGCGCCGCCGCCGGGCGCACGAGGCGTTGCGACAGGCGCTCGAGATCAATCCCCTCTACGCTGAGGCGCACAACAACATTGGGTACGTCGAGGTCCAGGAAGGACATCTGGAGCTGGCTGCCAAGCACTTCCGGCTCGCGCTCGAGCAGAGGCCGGGCTACCGGGAGGCTCAATACAATCTGGCGCGCGTGCTGATGCGGCGACGCGAGGTGCACGAAGTCATCGCGCTCCTGGAGGGCAGCATCGACGACGCAGACGACTACGCACCACGCCTTTTGCACACGCTGGCAGATGCGTGTGCACAGGTCGGTCTCCTCGAGAAGGCCATCTCGTACGCCCGCCAAGCGGCGGAGGTGGCCGTCTCACGAGGACAGCACACGCTTGCCCGCCAGATCAGGGAGGAGCTGAGCGCTGCAGAGAAGGAGCGCTCGAAGCACCCGTGA